GTTCATCAACGAGGGCGACCGCGTCAAGATCAACACCGAGGATGGCTCCTACACCGGCCGCGAAAACTGATCTTCTCCACGCAACATACCTAGTCGACAGTCGAACCAAAGGACCAGCAGCAGTATGGCACGTTCCACCGCGCGCAAAAGGGCGTTGAACACTCTGTACGAGGCCGACGAAAAGGGTCAGGACATCCTTTCCCTGCTTGATGAGCGCATCGCGCATCCCGGTGCTCAGACCCCGCTTCCCGACTACGCCATCGACATCGTCAAGGGCGTGGCCGAACACCGCCGCCAGATCGACATGACCCTGGACGATCACTCCACGGGTTGGAAGGTCAGGCGCATGGGCGTGGTCGATCGCAACATCCTGCGTATCGCTGCTTGGGAGATCCTGTTCAACGACGAGGTGCCGGACAAGGTGGCCATCGACGAGGCCCTGGCATTGGCCAAGACCCTGTGCGATGACGATTCACCTGCCTTTATCCACGGCCTGCTTTCCGCGGTGTGCAATGCGAAGAACACCGAGCCCGCGGGATCGGTGGACGATGAGCCCGCCGAGGAATCGAACGAACCGGACCAGTCCGGTCAAACCGATTTTCCTGCATCCGAGCCCGCCGCCCCGTCCGCTGAGACCCAGCCGACGGTCGATTAGTCATTTGTTTTCAAGCCTCCCTCCGGGAGGCTTTTTTATGGGCGGAACAACTTTCCGCTGTGATTGTCCAAGCCGGTTGTGAGCCGGCTGCCCCGCCAGCGGGGCGAGACTTCGCGCGCACCGGCGTGTGAGTCTGCGCTGGCCGTTAACCTTGGTACGAATACCCGAAAAACATAAGGGGGTTTTGGTGAGCCAGAACGAGTCCGGAACCATCGCAATTCCGATGTATGACAAGGACGATGCAGTCCTCGTTTTGGAAGACGGACAGGTATATGTGGGGGAGCCGTATGGCGCCCTGGGCGAGACGACCGGTGAGATCGTCTTCGCCACCGGCATGACCGGATACCAGGAGACGCTCACCGATCCGAGCTACGATCGCCAGATCGTCGTGCAGACCTTCCCGCACATCGGAGACACCGGCGTGAACGGCGAGGATCCCGAATCCTCGCGCATCTGGGTGGCCGGCTACATCGTGCGTGATCCCTCCCCGAACGTGAGTAACTGGCGTGCTGAGGGCAGCTTGGACGATGACCTGGTCAAGAACGGTATCGTTGGCCTGAGCCATATCGACACCCGTAAGCTGGTACGCCACCTGCGTTCCGCAGGCGTGATGCGCGCCGGCATCTTCTCCGGCGAGGCTTTGGTCGATGCCGCTACCGGCAAGCTCAAGACCATCGAGCAACTGCTTGAGGATGTCAAGAACACCCCGCCGATGCAGGGCCTGAGCCTGTACGACGAAGTCTCCACCAAGGAGACTTACACCATCGAGCCGTGCGGCGAATACGAAGGCAAGGAGCCGCTGTACACCGTGGCCGCCGTGGACCTTGGCATCAAAGGCATGACCCCGCATCGTATGGCCGAGCGCGGATGTCGCGTGCACGTGGTGCCCTCCACCATCACCTTTGCCGAACTCGAAGCCCTGAACCCGGACGGTGTCTTCTTCTCCAATGGCCCGGGCGATCCGGAACAGGCCGGCCCCGAAATCGAACTGTTGCGTCAGGTGCTCGATGCCGGCTACCCGTTCTTCGGCATCTGCTTCGGTAACCAGTTGCTGGGCCGTGCGCTCGGCTTTGGCACTTACAAGCTGAAGTTCGGCCATCGTGGCATCAACCAGCCGGTCAAGGATCTGACCACCGGCAAGGTCGAGGTCACCGCCCACAACCACGGCTTCGCGGTCGACGCCCCGATTGGCAAGCAGGTCGATGCACCATTCGAAAACGGCAAGTACGGCAAGGTGTTCGTCTCCCACATCGATCTGAACGATGACGTGGTCGAAGGCCTGCAGTGCGTGGACATTCCCGCGTTCTCCGTGCAGTACCACCCGGAGGCCGCAGCCGGTCCGCACGATGCGGCCTACCTGTTCGACCGTTTCTGCGAACTTATGAAGAACAACCCCAAGGAAGGTAAGTGATATGCCGAAGCGCACCGACATCAAATCCGTGATGGTCATCGGCTCCGGCCCGATCGTGATCGGTCAGGCTGCTGAGTTCGATTACTCGGGCACCCAGGCATGCCGCGTCCTTCGTGAGGAAGGCATCCGCGTCATCCTCGTCAACTCCAACCCGGCCACCATCATGACTGACCCGGAGATGGCCGACGCCACCTACATCGAGCCGATCGCCACCCCGATCCTCGAGCAGATCATCGCCAAGGAACGCCCCGACGCGCTGCTGCCCACCCTCGGTGGCCAGACCGCGCTGAATGCCGCCATGGCGTTGGGCGAGGCAGGCGTGCTCAAGAAGTACAATGTCGAGCTGATCGGGGCCTCCCTGGAAGCCATCGACCGCGGCGAGGACCGTGAGCTGTTCAAGAAGGTCGTGGACGAGGCCGGTGCCGAATCCGCCCGTTCCCGCATCGCGCACAGCCTTGAGGAATGCGACAAGATCGCCGAAGAACTCGGCTATCCGCTGGTCGTACGCCCGAGCTTCACCATGGGTGGCCTGGGCTCCGGCATCGCCCACGACGAAGAGGAGCTGCACCGCATCGCCGGCGCCGGCATCCATTACTCACCCACCGACGAAGTCCTGATTGAAGAGGGCATCGAAGGCTGGAAGGAATTCGAGCTCGAGCTCATGCGCGACCGCAACGACAACGTCGTGGTCGTCTGCCCGATTGAAAACGTCGACCCGGTCGGCGTGCACACCGGTGACTCCATCACCGTGGCCCCTTGCTTCACCCTGACCGATCGCGAATACCAGAAGCTGCGTGACATCGGCATCGCCATCATCCGCGGCGTGGGCGTGGACACCGGCGGCTGCAACATCCAGTTCGCCATCCATCCGAAGACCGGTCGCATCATCGTCATCGAGATGAACCCGCGTGTTTCCCGTTCCTCCGCTCTGGCGTCCAAGGCCACCGGCTTCCCGATCGCCAAGATCGCCACCAAGCTGGCTCTCGGCTACACGCTGGACGAGATTCGCAACGACATCACCCAGTCCACGCCGGCCTCCTTCGAGCCGACCATCGACTACGTGGTCACCAAGGTGCCGCGCTTCGCATTCGAGAAGTTCCCGGGTGCCGACCCCACCCTGACCACCTCCATGAAGTCCGTGGGCGAGGCCATGGCTCTGGCCGGCAACTTCCAGGAGTCCCTCGGCAAGGCCATGCGCTCCATTGACAAGCGTCACATGGGCTTCAACTGGGACGGCGACAAGCCGTCCGCAGATGAGGTAGCTGAGTTGCTCAAGGCCATTCATACGCCGACCGAACACCGCTACCTGCAGCTCATGCGTGCCATCTGGGGTGGCGCAACGCTGGATCAGCTGTATGCGGCCACCAAGATCGACCCGTGGTTCCTGAAGCAGCTGCTGCTCATCAACGAGACTGCACAGGCCGTGCGCGAGGCCGAGACTCTGACCCCGAAGCTGCTCAAGAAGGCGAAGCTCGCCGGCCTGTCCGACGTGCAGATCGCCCATCTTCGCAGCCTCGGCGACGAAGGCGAGAACACCATCCGCGAATTGCGCTGGAACTATGGCCTCAAGCCCGTCTACAAGACCGTCGACACCTGTGCCGCAGAGTTTGATGCGGCCACGCCGTACTACTACAGCTGCTACGCCGATGAGACCGAACTTCGTCCGCGTGAGCGCGAGGCGGTCATCATCCTGGGTTCCGGCCCGAACCGCATCGGTCAGGGCATCGAGTTCGACTACACGTGCGTGCACGCCGTGCAGGAGCTCGGTAAGGACTATGACACCATCATGGTCAACTGCAACCCGGAAACCGTGTCCACCGATTACGACATGTCCGACCGCCTCTACTTTGAGCCGCTCACCTTCGAAGACGTGCTCGAGATCTACGAGGCCGAGAAGAAGATGGGCCCGGTCAAGGGCGTTATCGTCCAGCTCGGTGGCCAGACCCCGCTCTCGCTGGCCGCACGTCTGAAGGCCGCCGGTGTGCCGATTCTCGGCACCACCCCGGAGTCCATCGACTTGGCCGAGAACCGTGAGCTGTTCGGCGAGGTCCTTAAGAAGGCGGAGATGAATGCCCCGCGTTACGGCACTGCCCTGAGCCTCGAAGAGGCCAAGGAAGCCGCACATCGCATCGGCTATCCGGTGCTGGTGCGCCCGAGCTACGTTCTCGGTGGCCGCGGCATGGAAATCGTTTATGACGACAAGCAGCTCAACAAGTACGTGGATCGCGCGCTTGCCGAGGCCCAGGCCGATACGGTGGTCTCTGGCCGTCTGCCCTCCCCGTTGCTGATCGATAAGTTCCTGCAGGATGCCATCGAAATCGATGTCGATGCGCTGTTCGACGGCAAGGAGCTGTACATCGGCGGCATTATGGAACACGTCGAGGAAGCCGGCGTCCATTCCGGCGACGCCGCCTGCACCCTGCCGCCGTCTACGCTGTCCGACGACCAGATTCGCCGTCTGCGCGAAGGCACCTACGCCATCGCCGCCGGCTGCCACGTGCAGGGTCTGATCAACGTGCAGTACGCCTTCATGGCCAACACGCTGTACGTCATCGAAGCCAACCCGCGTGCTTCCCGTACCGTGCCGTTCGCATCCAAGGCCACCGGTGTGGCTCTGGCCAAGGCCGCCGCTCGCATTATGGCCGGCGAGACCATTGCCGACCAGCGCGCCAACGGTCTGCTGCTACCCAAGGGCGACGGTGGTGACATCCACCCCGGCCAGCAGGTCGCGGTCAAGGAATCCGTGCTGCCGTTCAAGCGTTTCCGCACTCCGGTGGGCAAGACCGTCGACATTCTGCTCGGACCTGAGATGCGTTCCACCGGTGAGGTCATGGGCTTCGACCGTGACTTCCCGCACGCCTTCGCCAAGAGCCAGCTCGCCGCCTATGACGGTGGCCTGCCGACCCACGGCAACGTGTTCATCTCCGTGAACGACACTGACAAGCGACAGCTGCCGCTGCTCGCAGTACGCCTCGAAGAGCTTGGCTTCAAGCTTTGGGCCACTGAGGGCACCGCTTCCGTGCTGCGCCGTTACGGCATCGACTCAAACATCGTGGACAAGATCAGCACCCGTGTGGACACCGATCCGGAAGCTCCGGTTGAGGTGCATCATGCCGCCGGATCCGTGGGCAAGAATGTGGTTCAGCTCATCGAAGAGGGCAAGATCGACATGATTCTCAACACGCCGAACTCCCGCGGCTCCCGCTCCGATGGCTATTCCATCCGCGCCGCCGCCATCGCCGCCGATTTGCCGCAGTTCACCACCATTACCGAGTTCCAAGCCGCACTGCTCGCCATCGAGGCCGTGAAGCATAATGATTATCAGATCATGAGCATCCAGGAGCATTCGAAGCAGCTGTTCGAATTGGAGAAACAGGAGTTCTGATGGTTGCACCCAGCGATGAGGAGTTGCAGGCCCAGCGTTCCGATTTCGGTCTGCGTTTGAGCAATTCGATGGCCAAATACGGGCCATTGTGCGTCGGCATAGACCCGCACCGCAAACTCCTCACCGACTGGGGGTACAACGTCGACGCCGAAGGTGCCGAGCTGTTCTCCATGCGCATGCTGCAGGCCGCCAACGGTCGGGCCGCAGCCGTCAAATTCCAGACGCCGATGTTCGAGCGCTATGGAGCCAAGGGCTTTGAAGCGCTCGAGCGTGTGCTCTACGCTGCCCGTCAGATGGGTGTCATCACTATCGTGGATTGCCTGCGTGGAGGGCTCTCCACTACCATCTCCGCCATTGCGGATGCCTACTTCAAGCCTGGTGCGCCGCTATTGGCGGACGCCATCACCCTGCTGCCGTATTATGGCGCGCGTTCACTGAATGGATTGATTACCGAAGCGTTGGAAAACGGACGCGGCGTGTTCATCGCCTCGTTGACGTCCAACCCGGAGGGCATGAGTCTGCAAACCGCCATCCGGCAGTCCGGCGATTACCGGGGACGTACCGTGGCATTCGGTATCGCGTCCAACGCGCAGCAGCACAATGCAGACATCGACGGTATGGGCTCGGTCGGGCTTATCATCGGTGCGACCATTGGCCAGTGGATGAAAGACTCCGGTGTGAACCCTTCCGAATTCACCGGCCCTATTCTCTCTCCCGGCTACGGCTGGCAGGGTGCCGAAGCCAAGGACCTGAAAACCGTGTTCCGCGGCACGCGCAGCAACGTGCTGGTCACCGTATCCCGTCTCATCGCCTCGCACGGGCCGGATATCGCTTCGCTGAGCCAGGCCACCGAGTCGATTGCGCTCGACGTGCGCCAGGCGCTGATGGAAGCCACCGCTGAGGGCGACGAAAACCAGTAACCCACAGGAATCTGCTACTGCACATTGGAGGAATTCATGACCGAGAACACTCACGCTGGTCGTCTGATCGTCCTGACCGGGCCGACCGCCGTAGGCAAAGGCACTGTGGAGGCCAAGCTGCGCGCCGATCACCCGGAAGTGTGGGTGTCCGTTTCCGCCACCACGCGCGATCCGCGTCCTGGTGAGGTCAATGGCGTGAACTACTGGTTCCTGTCAGAAGACGAGTTCCTGGCCAAGGAACAGGCGGGGGAGTTCTTGGAAACCGCAGTGGTGCATGGAATGGCCCATTACGGCACGTTGTTAAAGCCCGTCGAAGAGCATCTGGCTGCTGGTACACCCACGATTCTGGAGATCGATTTGCAGGGTGCCCGCCGCGTCAAGCAGCGCGCCTCTGAGCTTGATCTTGAGGTGGTGTACGTGTTCATTGCACCGCCGAGCTTCGAGGAGCTGAAGTGTCGTCTGATTGGCCGCGGCACTGAAACCGCCGAACAGCAGGCTCGCCGTTTGGAAACCGCCAAGGTGGAGCTGGCCGCCGAAAGCGAATTCGATGTGACTATTGTCAACGAGACCGTCGATCAGGCCGCAGCCGACCTGTGGAACGTCATCGCCCAGGAATACGGCTTGTAGTTTTTCTCTTTTTTGGGGAGCCGAGAACGAGCCTTACCGCTGTACCACCAACTGCTGGTGCAGAATTTCGGTGCTGTTCTTGGCTGGTGCCTGCTTCCATCGGATCGTGCTGGATTCATGGTGCTCGCTGACATAATGCCGCATCCATTCGAAGCACTGCTGGGTTTGGATGGCATCGCTTAATGCGCGGTGTTCCTCGTTATCGGCAATGCCGAATCGTACAATCAGGTCGGCGAGCCGGTGATGGCTCTGCTTGGGGAACAGGGCACGGCTGATTTGCATGGTGTCATAGTCGGCGCAGGCGAATCCGCATCCCGCAATATGGCGGGTGTTATAGTCCAGGAATCGCAGATCGAAGCTGACATTATGACCGACGATGGGCTCGGTCTCAGCCGCGGCGTTGGAATCGGCGAGCCAGGAAATGAATTGGGGGAGCACCCCGTCAATGGGATCATGGTCGGCGACCATCGCGTCGGTAATGCCGGTCAACGCGGTGATTTGACGAGGAATCGGGCATAACGGGTTGATGAGTTGCTGGAACTGGTCAACGACACGGCCGCCGCGCACGCGTACGGCACCTATTTCGGTGATGGCGCAACGGTTCGGATAAAACCCGGTGGTCTCCAAATCAAGCGCCACATAATCGGTGGGGAATCCGGTGACGTCTTCGGCAATCGGGGTGCCGGCGGTCCAGTCGGGATGGGACTGCTGGCCAAAAACGGTAATGCCGGGAACGGTCACTGGATGCTCCTCCTATCGGTCGATGTTCGGTGATTTATTGTAGCGGCAGCCCAACCTGACGAAAAAGCCCCGTATCTGCGAACCGGGTACAGGGGCGGGAAATCAGCTGATACAGCCGATTCGGTTACTGCTGTATATCGTCAAGTTTGTCTTGTATCAACTTGTCGAGGTCATTCAGCTCTTTAGACGGGCTGGCCGTTTCGTCCAAACTCGTGAGTGCGTCGTTCAGCTCCGTTGAGGCATCGTACGGATATTCGATGTCATAGTACTGATCCAAGAGATTGTGGTACTGGTTATAGGCATCGGTGCCGTACTCGATGTTGTTGGGGTAGCCGGGCTGTGCGGGGTAACCAAGGCGTAACGGTGCGCCTGGCTGGCCCGGTTGACCCGTGTAAGCGGGTTGAAACGGTTGATTCGGCTGGCCCTGTGGAGCATAGGGCTGTCCTGGCTGCACTGGCTGGAATGGCACTGCGGGTTGCGGTGCATTACCTGGCGTAGGTTGTTGTGCTGTGGGCTTTACCAGCTGATCGAATGGTACCTGACCGTTTGCTGGCGTCATCGTCAGTGGTATGTTCGTCGCTCATTACGAGTTCCTCAACCATTGAATAGCATCACGATAAGCCCCCAACAAGCCAGATGCCAAGCAGGATCCTAACATTGTTCGGTCTGGTTGCACT
This sequence is a window from Bifidobacterium breve DSM 20213 = JCM 1192. Protein-coding genes within it:
- the nusB gene encoding transcription antitermination factor NusB codes for the protein MARSTARKRALNTLYEADEKGQDILSLLDERIAHPGAQTPLPDYAIDIVKGVAEHRRQIDMTLDDHSTGWKVRRMGVVDRNILRIAAWEILFNDEVPDKVAIDEALALAKTLCDDDSPAFIHGLLSAVCNAKNTEPAGSVDDEPAEESNEPDQSGQTDFPASEPAAPSAETQPTVD
- the carA gene encoding glutamine-hydrolyzing carbamoyl-phosphate synthase small subunit — its product is MYDKDDAVLVLEDGQVYVGEPYGALGETTGEIVFATGMTGYQETLTDPSYDRQIVVQTFPHIGDTGVNGEDPESSRIWVAGYIVRDPSPNVSNWRAEGSLDDDLVKNGIVGLSHIDTRKLVRHLRSAGVMRAGIFSGEALVDAATGKLKTIEQLLEDVKNTPPMQGLSLYDEVSTKETYTIEPCGEYEGKEPLYTVAAVDLGIKGMTPHRMAERGCRVHVVPSTITFAELEALNPDGVFFSNGPGDPEQAGPEIELLRQVLDAGYPFFGICFGNQLLGRALGFGTYKLKFGHRGINQPVKDLTTGKVEVTAHNHGFAVDAPIGKQVDAPFENGKYGKVFVSHIDLNDDVVEGLQCVDIPAFSVQYHPEAAAGPHDAAYLFDRFCELMKNNPKEGK
- the carB gene encoding carbamoyl-phosphate synthase large subunit gives rise to the protein MPKRTDIKSVMVIGSGPIVIGQAAEFDYSGTQACRVLREEGIRVILVNSNPATIMTDPEMADATYIEPIATPILEQIIAKERPDALLPTLGGQTALNAAMALGEAGVLKKYNVELIGASLEAIDRGEDRELFKKVVDEAGAESARSRIAHSLEECDKIAEELGYPLVVRPSFTMGGLGSGIAHDEEELHRIAGAGIHYSPTDEVLIEEGIEGWKEFELELMRDRNDNVVVVCPIENVDPVGVHTGDSITVAPCFTLTDREYQKLRDIGIAIIRGVGVDTGGCNIQFAIHPKTGRIIVIEMNPRVSRSSALASKATGFPIAKIATKLALGYTLDEIRNDITQSTPASFEPTIDYVVTKVPRFAFEKFPGADPTLTTSMKSVGEAMALAGNFQESLGKAMRSIDKRHMGFNWDGDKPSADEVAELLKAIHTPTEHRYLQLMRAIWGGATLDQLYAATKIDPWFLKQLLLINETAQAVREAETLTPKLLKKAKLAGLSDVQIAHLRSLGDEGENTIRELRWNYGLKPVYKTVDTCAAEFDAATPYYYSCYADETELRPREREAVIILGSGPNRIGQGIEFDYTCVHAVQELGKDYDTIMVNCNPETVSTDYDMSDRLYFEPLTFEDVLEIYEAEKKMGPVKGVIVQLGGQTPLSLAARLKAAGVPILGTTPESIDLAENRELFGEVLKKAEMNAPRYGTALSLEEAKEAAHRIGYPVLVRPSYVLGGRGMEIVYDDKQLNKYVDRALAEAQADTVVSGRLPSPLLIDKFLQDAIEIDVDALFDGKELYIGGIMEHVEEAGVHSGDAACTLPPSTLSDDQIRRLREGTYAIAAGCHVQGLINVQYAFMANTLYVIEANPRASRTVPFASKATGVALAKAAARIMAGETIADQRANGLLLPKGDGGDIHPGQQVAVKESVLPFKRFRTPVGKTVDILLGPEMRSTGEVMGFDRDFPHAFAKSQLAAYDGGLPTHGNVFISVNDTDKRQLPLLAVRLEELGFKLWATEGTASVLRRYGIDSNIVDKISTRVDTDPEAPVEVHHAAGSVGKNVVQLIEEGKIDMILNTPNSRGSRSDGYSIRAAAIAADLPQFTTITEFQAALLAIEAVKHNDYQIMSIQEHSKQLFELEKQEF
- the pyrF gene encoding orotidine-5'-phosphate decarboxylase; amino-acid sequence: MVAPSDEELQAQRSDFGLRLSNSMAKYGPLCVGIDPHRKLLTDWGYNVDAEGAELFSMRMLQAANGRAAAVKFQTPMFERYGAKGFEALERVLYAARQMGVITIVDCLRGGLSTTISAIADAYFKPGAPLLADAITLLPYYGARSLNGLITEALENGRGVFIASLTSNPEGMSLQTAIRQSGDYRGRTVAFGIASNAQQHNADIDGMGSVGLIIGATIGQWMKDSGVNPSEFTGPILSPGYGWQGAEAKDLKTVFRGTRSNVLVTVSRLIASHGPDIASLSQATESIALDVRQALMEATAEGDENQ
- the gmk gene encoding guanylate kinase, which encodes MTENTHAGRLIVLTGPTAVGKGTVEAKLRADHPEVWVSVSATTRDPRPGEVNGVNYWFLSEDEFLAKEQAGEFLETAVVHGMAHYGTLLKPVEEHLAAGTPTILEIDLQGARRVKQRASELDLEVVYVFIAPPSFEELKCRLIGRGTETAEQQARRLETAKVELAAESEFDVTIVNETVDQAAADLWNVIAQEYGL
- a CDS encoding 3'-5' exonuclease codes for the protein MTVPGITVFGQQSHPDWTAGTPIAEDVTGFPTDYVALDLETTGFYPNRCAITEIGAVRVRGGRVVDQFQQLINPLCPIPRQITALTGITDAMVADHDPIDGVLPQFISWLADSNAAAETEPIVGHNVSFDLRFLDYNTRHIAGCGFACADYDTMQISRALFPKQSHHRLADLIVRFGIADNEEHRALSDAIQTQQCFEWMRHYVSEHHESSTIRWKQAPAKNSTEILHQQLVVQR